The following are encoded together in the Cynocephalus volans isolate mCynVol1 chromosome 4, mCynVol1.pri, whole genome shotgun sequence genome:
- the LOC134376635 gene encoding olfactory receptor 5A1-like: MSVEDGGRRNRQEVMIELQELGNARDSNRHPRLDSQATNGLKEATVKIGTSHHLQVPDGCHLVTWLNCPDVATFSGRATQVAPSRSMEQHENHTSVDMFILLGLSDEKELQLILFPVFLGIYLVTLIWNLGLIIVIKINSNLHTPMYLFLSSLSFIDICYSSSISPRMLSDFLRGEKRISFMACATQYFVIAWMGLAECCLLATMAYDRYIAIGSPLQYSAIMVPGRCWKMIAGACASGFLSSLVHVVPCFHLSYCGPNIIQHFFCDIPEVVSLSCSNPFMCQMIVFLVAVFVGLVSLLVILLSYGFIAASILKISSVKGSAKALNTCASHLAAVILYYGTALSVYMHPGSGHAMKHKVLSIFYPIFVPMLNPLIYSLRNKDIKEALERVRKRKHIYLSKNNIWASIIINIRKMEVRIC; the protein is encoded by the exons ATGTCTGtagaagatggaggaaggagaaacagacaagaaGTTATGATTGAGCTCCAGGAGCTTGGAAAT GCCAGGGATTCAAATAGGCATCCCCGTTTGGATTCCCAGGCTACTAATGGATTAAAAGAAGCTACTGTGAAGATTGGGACATCTCACCACCTTCAGGTGCCAGATGGGTGTCACCTGGTGACTTGGTTGAATTGCCCTGATGTGGCCACGTTTTCAGGCAGGGCCACCCAG GTGGCACCAAGCAGGTCTATGGAACAACATGAAAACCACACCTCTGTGGACATGTTTATTCTTCTGGGACTTTCAGATGAAAAAGAGCTGCAGCTCATCCTCTTTCCAGTCTTCCTGGGCATCTACCTTGTGACCCTCATCTGGAACCTGGGTCTTATCATTGTCATCAAGATCAACTCCAACCTGCACACACCCATGTACCTTTTTCTCAGTTCCCTGTCATTTATAGACATCTGCTACTCTTCTTCCATCAGCCCAAGGATGCTCTCAGACTTCTTAAGGGGTGAGAAAAGAATTTCCTTCATGGCCTGTGCCACTCAATATTTTGTCATCGCCTGGATGGGTCTGGCTGAGTGCTGCCTCTTGGCCACCATGGCCTATGACCGGTACATCGCCATCGGTAGCCCTCTGCAGTACTCAGCCATCATGGTCCCTGGCCGCTGTTGGAAGATGATTGCTGGGGCCTGTGCTAGTGGTTTTCTCAGTAGCTTAGTTCATGTAGTCCCTTGTTTTCATCTCTCCTACTGTGGGCCAAATATCATTCAGCATTTCTTCTGTGACATACCTGAGGTTGTTTCTTTATCTTGCTCCAATCCCTTCATGTGCCAAATGATTGTTTTCCTGGTAGCCGTTTTTGTAGGCTTGGTTTCTTTGCTTGTTATCCTCTTATCCTATGGTTTCATTGCAGCTTCCATCCTGAAAATATCCTCAGTGAAAGGAAGTGCCAAGGCCTTGaacacctgtgcctcccacctggcTGCTGTGATACTGTACTATGGCACAGCCCTCTCTGTGTACATGCATCCTGGCTCTGGCCACGCCATGAAACACAAGGTGCTGTCCATTTTCTATCCTATCTTTGTTCCCATGTTAAACCCTCTGATCTACAGTCTGAGGAACAAGGACATCAAAGAGGCCCTTGAGAGGGTTAGAAAGAGGAAACACATTTACCTCAGTAAGAATAACATTTGGGcgtctattattattaatataaggAAGATGGAAGTACGAATATGTTAG
- the LOC134376636 gene encoding olfactory receptor 5A1-like — protein sequence MAPNKSMEVVENHTSVAMFILLGLSDEKELQLILFPVFLGIYLGTLIWNLCLIIVIKINSNLHTPMYLFLSSLSFIDICYSSSISPRMLSDFLRDEKIISFMACATQYFVGAWMGLAECCLLAAMAYDRYVAIGNPLQYSAIMVPGRCWKMIAGACASGFLSSLVHVVPCFHLSYCGPNIIQHFLCDITQVISLSCSNPFMCQLIVFLVAIFVGLGSLFVILLSYGFIAASILKISSVKGSAKAFNTCVSHLAAVMLFYSTCLSVYMHPGSSHSMKHKVLSIFYVIFIPLLNPLIYSLRNKDIKKALKRLIKRQHIYLSKINIWAAIITIRKMEASICK from the coding sequence ATGGCACCAAACAAATCTATGGAAGTGGTTGAGAACCACACCTCTGTGGCCATGTTTATTCTCCTGGGACTTTCAGATGAAAAAGAGCTGCAGCTCATCCTCTTTCCAGTCTTTCTGGGCATCTACCTTGGGACTCTCATCTGGAACCTGTGTCTTATCATTGTCATCAAGATCAATTCCAACCTGCACACACCTATGTACCTTTTTCTCAGTTCCCTGTCATTTATAGACATCTGCTATTCTTCCTCCATCAGCCCAAGGATGCTCTCAGACTTCTTAagagatgagaaaataatttccttcATGGCCTGTGCCACTCAGTATTTTGTCGGGGCCTGGATGGGTCTGGCTGAGTGCTGCCTCTTGGCTGCCATGGCCTATGACCGGTACGTTGCCATAGGTAACCCTCTGCAGTACTCAGCCATCATGGTACCCGGCCGCTGTTGGAAGATGATTGCTGGGGCCTGTGCTAGTGGTTTTCTCAGTAGCTTAGTTCATGTAGTCCCTTGTTTTCATCTCTCCTACTGTGGACCAAATATCATTCAACATTTCTTGTGTGACATAACTCAGGTTATTTCTCTATCTTGCTCCAATCCATTCATGTGCCAACTGATTGTTTTCCTGGTAGCTATTTTTGTGGGGTTGGGTTCTTTGTTTGTTATCCTCTTATCCTATGGTTTCATTGCAGCTTCCATCCTGAAAATATCCTCAGTTAAAGGAAGTGCCAAGGCCTTCAACACCTGTGTCTCCCATCTGGCTGCTGTGATGCTCTTCTATAGCACATGCCTCTCTGTGTACATGCATCCTGGCTCTAGCCACTCCATGAAGCACAAGGTGCTGTCCATTTTCTATGTTATCTTTATTCCCCTGTTGAACCCTCTGATCTATAGTCTGAGGAACAAAGATATCAAAAAGGCCCTCAAGAGGCTGATAAAGAGGCAACATATTTACTTGAGTAAGATTAATATTTGGGCAGCTATTATCACTATAAGGAAGATGGAAGCAAGCATATGTAAGTAA